The window CCCTCGAAACGCTCGAAGAGAAAATTTTTGCACTCGGTTAAAAGCGTCTCATCACCGTGCCGGACGGATATCGCTCCAGATCAGACCATGAACCTCGTTGGTAAAAACCAGTACCAGAGTCAACAACGGTATCACCGAAAATAAGAGCAAATTCCTGGTCGTAGTCCACTGGTCCTTGCGACTGAATTGGCTGGCGAAGACAAAATAGAATGCCGGCAAAGTTGCGATTCCCAGATATTCAAATTTTGCCCATAACACTTTATCCGCAATCGATTCAGCCACGCCCTCAAATACACGAAAGATCAACCATAACGAAACCGAGATCATCACCAGGGCAAAAGCCGTACCTCCTGGTTCTGCATGTTTCAGAATAATTACCAAAGCGATAAAAAGAGAGAGAACAGCCGACCCAAAAAAAATCAAGTCGACAATCAGGAAATTATAGATCATCCATTCGCCCTTCGAGTCTTATACCCTTATGTGTGTGGTTGGCTGTGGTGAATATACAATCAATCTTATTCAATTATAAAGGTTATTTCACGGTAAGGAAATCGATCTAGCTTGGAATAGAGAATGCCAGATATGGATACGAATGATGACAAATCCTTTTTTTAACCGTAGAATGTAGATGAAACAGCATTAAAAAAATATCTACTGGTATGAAATTAAGGATTAAGAGACCCTTCACGTAAAGAAGCCTGGCATGCAATTTCAATTTCGTTATACATCTGGACTATGGTTGTTCATGGTTTCTGCCATGATTATCCTGGTCTTATTAATATTCAGCTGGCGTTACAGAAGATCTTCAAGTGGGAGATGTTTCATCATATTAATGGTCTGTGCTTTTTTATGGGTATCCAACTTTATACTCGAAACTGCTTCGCTCACCCTGGCATGGAAAATATTCTTCGCCCGCATCGAATTCATCGGAATTACGTTCATTCCTGCAATGTGGTTCTTTTTGGTCAGAGAATTCACCAACCGCCGTATCTTGGGTGACAACTGGTTGGTGGTATTGGTCATCCCGGTCGTTACCAA of the Sulfuricurvum sp. IAE1 genome contains:
- a CDS encoding histidine kinase N-terminal 7TM domain-containing protein; protein product: MIYNFLIVDLIFFGSAVLSLFIALVIILKHAEPGGTAFALVMISVSLWLIFRVFEGVAESIADKVLWAKFEYLGIATLPAFYFVFASQFSRKDQWTTTRNLLLFSVIPLLTLVLVFTNEVHGLIWSDIRPAR
- a CDS encoding histidine kinase N-terminal 7TM domain-containing protein — translated: MIILVLLIFSWRYRRSSSGRCFIILMVCAFLWVSNFILETASLTLAWKIFFARIEFIGITFIPAMWFFLVREFTNRRILGDNWLVVLVIPVVT